A single window of Girardinichthys multiradiatus isolate DD_20200921_A chromosome 15, DD_fGirMul_XY1, whole genome shotgun sequence DNA harbors:
- the LOC124882243 gene encoding G-protein coupled receptor 6, with translation MNESLVVNDSSAAGEPVPWMEAESLNQHNSSLELSTAPLEFPVNPWDIMLCMSGTVIACENAIVVAIIFYTPTLRTPMFALIGSLATADLLAGMGLILNFVFQYVISSETISLITVGFLVASFTASISSLLAITVDRYFSLYNALTYFSDKTLQYVHLMLIVTWGVSLLLGLLPVLGWNCLHEPASCSIVRPLTRSNVMLLATSFFAIFVLMLTLYFKICKIVCRHAHQIALQQHFFATSHYVATKKGVSTLAIILGTFGASWLPFAIYCLVGEREYPSVYTYATLLPATYNSMINPIIYAYRNTEIQRSIYMLLCGCFQANGSYRSRSPSEV, from the coding sequence ATGAACGAGTCACTGGTTGTGAATGACTCCTCTGCGGCTGGAGAACCCGTCCCATGGATGGAGGCTGAATCTTTGAACCAACACAACAGCAGCTTAGAATTATCCACCGCTCCGTTAGAATTTCCTGTCAACCCATGGGACATCATGCTCTGCATGTCAGGCACTGTCATCGCCTGTGAGAACGCTATCGTGGTAGCAATCATCTTTTACACTCCCACTTTAAGGACTCCCATGTTTGCGCTGATCGGGAGCCTGGCCACAGCAGACCTGCTGGCTGGCATGGGATTAATCCTGAACTTTGTGTTTCAGTATGTCATCTCTTCTGAGACCATTAGCCTCATCACTGTGGGCTTTCTAGTGGCATCCTTCACTGCATCCATCAGCAGCCTCCTAGCTATCACTGTGGACCGTTACTTCTCCCTCTACAATGCCCTGACGTATTTCTCAGACAAGACGCTGCAGTATGTGCATCTGATGTTAATCGTGACCTGGGGGGTGTCTCTGCTGCTGGGCCTGCTGCCGGTGCTGGGATGGAACTGCCTACATGAGCCAGCTTCCTGTAGTATTGTCCGTCCTTTGACCCGGAGTAACGTCATGCTCCTAGCCACCTCTTTCTTTGCCATATTTGTACTTATGCTGACCCTTTACTTTAAGATTTGCAAGATTGTTTGCAGACACGCCCACCAGATCGCCCTACAGCAGCACTTTTTTGCCACGTCCCATTATGTCGCCACCAAAAAAGGGGTATCCACTTTAGCCATTATCTTGGGTACTTTTGGTGCCAGCTGGCTCCCCTTTGCCATCTATTGCCTTGTAGGGGAGAGGGAGTATCCATCAGTGTACACCTATGCTACGCTGCTGCCTGCAACCTATAACTCTATGATCAACCCCATAATCTACGCCTACAGAAATACAGAGATCCAACGCTCTATCTACATGCTTCTGTGTGGCTGCTTTCAGGCCAATGGGTCCTATCGGTCTAGGTCCCCCAGTGAGGTTTAA